The following are encoded in a window of Brettanomyces bruxellensis chromosome 9, complete sequence genomic DNA:
- a CDS encoding uncharacterized protein (SECRETED:SignalP(1-16)), which yields MLASLLFATLVQLAEASPIGLNIFEKRGLVAESKCPDWNFDWKCTQGNYPCATSSVSNVIALGNNEYQVTFNFDADGCADLSNLGELKVISLDSPNGNEDLLFSRNSNKITNIDPCHWSATFVLYGEDYGDYICTPSFQVQYDWFSGNGVSTSEESSWKYTGSYDYLVGCNGDNQGHSNADFPQYCWSPSSDTSSSSSSSTTTTTSSTSSTTSTSSTTSTSLRTTSTSSTSSTTTPSTSTTLSSSTASTSTSSTSTSLSSSTSSSTTSSTSTSSSSSTSSTTTPSTSTTLTSSTSSTSSTTSTTSSSSTLSSTTPSASSTSSTTSSTTTPSSSSTSSSLSTSTTLTSLSTTSTSSTSSTTTSSALTSSSSSTSSTTTSTTSTTSSSPTSSSTTPSTSSTKTTLSTTSTSSSSFSSTTSSTTSPSTLSTSSTTSSTTSPSTLSTSSTTSSTTIPSTSSAKNTSSTDSSTSSTTSLSTTLSTASTKSSVSTTSTSSISSTTISTTTSSTSFTTSLSSTSTLSFITSSSTSPSILSTSSSFNSTIPTTSCDTLSSSSKLSSGTSVTSVPTTSSTLSTTNSGNFSLGSSTILSTSKLHSSASSASLRFSSSESTISSGYLTSTTQATFLTTVTVPCSTLITTTTCTLNICTSYETAVSTNKVVTLERSSVLPSKSVSKLSSSSITDVVPATSSSASSNSVSKDRETTFFTTVTIPCSTLITTTTCTLNKCTAYPTTVSTNSVVISETTSKLPLETASEPATLVTSTKLPEEPKSQTPSSASTTATVCSGETCSTAPISRTSKTSATESTITSSSSSVHSTVQSTASSTSISVAIHSAIPSASVFVGGAGTYTPNVFVAFVISAIAFVI from the coding sequence ATGTTGGCATCCTTATTATTTGCTACTCTCGTTCAACTTGCAGAGGCATCCCCTATTGGcctaaatatatttgaaaaaagggGATTGGTTGCAGAATCCAAATGTCCTGATTGGAACTTTGATTGGAAATGTACACAGGGTAATTATCCATGTGCAACGTCCTCTGTTTCCAATGTCATTGCCTTAGGTAACAATGAATACCAAGTGACTTTCAACTTTGATGCTGATGGTTGTGCAGATCTTTCAAACTTGGGAGAATTGAAAGTGATTTCCCTTGATTCACCAAATGGGAATGAGGatcttttgttttcaagAAACTCAAACAAGATTACGAATATCGATCCATGTCACTGGTCGGCTACATTCGTACTTTATGGAGAAGATTATGGTGACTACATCTGTACACCATCATTTCAGGTTCAGTATGATTGGTTTTCTGGCAATGGCGTCTCAACTAGTGAAGAATCCTCCTGGAAATACACAGGTTCGTATGATTATCTCGTTGGTTGTAATGGTGATAATCAAGGACATTCAAATGCTGACTTCCCTCAGTACTGTTGGTCACCTTCCTCGGATACATCAAGTTCTTCTAGTTCCTCTACAACCACCACAACTAGTTCtacttcatcaacaacatcaacttcatccaCTACATCAACTAGTTTAAGGACTACTTCGACTTCATCTACCTCTTCAACTACCACTCCATCTACTTCAACTACTTTGAGCTCATCTACCGCATCAACTAGTACTTCATCTACTTCAACTTCCTTGAGCTCATCTACTTCATCAAGTACTACTTCATCTACTTCAACTTCCTCGAGCTCATCCACCTCATCAACTACTACtccatcaacttcaactaCTTTGACTTCATCTAcctcatcaacttcatccaCTACATCAACTACTTCGAGCTCATCTACCTTATCAAGTACCACTCCATCCGCTTCGTCTACTTCATCGACTACTAGTTCAACTACCActccatcttcttcaagtaCTTCGAGCTCATTATCTACATCCACTACATTAACTAGTTTAAGTACTACTTCGACTTCGTCTACCTCTTCAACTACTACTTCATCTGCGTTAACTTCCTCGAGCTCATCTACCTCATCAACTACTACTTCAACTACTTCAACTACTTCGAGCTCGCCCACCTCATCAAGTACTACTCCATCTACCTCATCAACAAAGACTACTTTGAGTACAACTTCTACTTCGagttcatcattttcttcgACTACTAGTTCGACCACTTCTCCATCCACTTTGTCCACTTCATCGACTACTAGTTCGACCACTTCTCCATCCACTTTGTCCACTTCATCGACTACTAGTTCAACTACCATTCCATCTACCTCATCAGCAAAAAATACTTCCAGTACAGACTCATCCACTTCGTCGACTACTAGTTTGAGTACTACTTTATCCACTGCATCTACGAAATCTAGTGTGAGTACCACTTCCACATCATCGATCTCATCGACTACTATTTCGACTACTACATCATCCACTTCATTCACCACTAGTTTGAGTAGTACTTCCACTTTGAGCTTTATTACAAGTTCAAGCACCAGTCCATCAATTTTATCtacatcatcatcatttaaTTCCACCATCCCAACTACTAGTTGCGATACATTATCCAGCTCCTCAAAGTTGTCATCGGGCACCTCAGTTACTTCAGTTCCAACAACTTCTAGCACATTGTCTACAACAAATTCAGGTAACTTCTCATTAGGTTCCTCCACCATATTGAGCACTTCTAAGTTGCATTCATCGGCTTCTTCGGCATCATTGAGATTTTCCTCAAGTGAATCAACGATTTCTTCTGGTTATCTCACATCGACTACGCAAGCAACATTTTTGACTACGGTCACTGTTCCTTGCTCAACTTTGATCACGACAACAACGTGTACCTTGAACATATGTACTAGCTACGAGACGGCAGTTTCTACCAATAAGGTTGTCACCTTGGAAAGATCATCTGTTTTGCCTTCGAAATCTGTTAGTAAgttatcatcatcgtccATCACTGATGTTGTTCCAGCTACATCTTCGTCGGCATCTTCGAACTCAGTCTCAAAAGATCGCGAGACAACTTTCTTTACTACAGTGACTATTCCTTGCTCGACATTGATCACAACTACTACATGCACATTGAACAAATGTACCGCTTACCCAACAACtgtttcaacaaattctgTTGTCATTTCAGAAACAACTTCTAAGTTGCCTTTAGAAACTGCTTCTGAGCCAGCCACCTTGGTCACAAGCACAAAATTACCTGAAGAACCTAAATCCCAGACACCTTCTTCAGCTTCCACTACTGCAACTGTTTGCTCTGGAGAAACATGTTCAACTGCTCCAATTTCTCGTACTTCAAAGACTTCTGCAACAGAGTCAACGATAACGAGCAGTTCTTCCTCCGTGCACTCCACAGTTCAGTCAACTGCAAGCTCAACTTCGATTTCTGTGGCAATCCACAGTGCCATTCCATCTGCTTCTGTGTTTGTTGGAGGTGCCGGAACGTACACTCCAAACGTTTTTGTCGCATTTGTCATCAGTGCTATAGCATTTGTTATTTAA